The following nucleotide sequence is from Dyella sp. BiH032.
TCACGCGCGCCTTGTCATCGCGCTCGATCTCCACGTCGGCCGGATTGATCCAGTCCTTCGAACCGTCGGCGTTCTCGCGATAGAACGTCTCGGCGATCACCATGCCCTGGCACAGCAGGTTGGTGGCCGGTTCGTCCGAATGCACCAGGCCCGCGTCGCGCATCAGCTTGTGATAGAAGCGGAAATACAGCAGGTGCAGGATCGCGTGCTCGATGCCGCCGATGTACTGGTCCACCGGCAACCAGTAGTTGGCGCGCCCGTCCACCTGGTCGCTCGCGCCCGGGCTGGTGTAGCGGGCGTAGTACCAGCTGGACTCCATGAAGGTGTCGAAGGTGTCGGTCTCGCGCTCGGCCGGGCCGCCGCACTGCGGGCAGATGGTCTTGCGCCATTCCGGGTCGGCCTTGATCGGTGACTGCACGCCGGAGAAGGCCACATCCTCGGGCAGTACCACCGGCAGCTGGTCTTCCGGCACCGGCACCGCATCGCAGTGGGGACAATAAATGACCGGGATCGGGCAGCCCCAGTAGCGCTGGCGGCTCACGCCCCAGTCGCGCAGGCGCCAGTTCACGCGGCGCACGCCCTTGCCCTCGCGCTCGAAGCGCGCGGCCATGGCCTCGAAGGACTGCCCATAGTCCATGCCGTCGAATTCGCCCGAGTTCACCAGGAAGCCGCGCTCGGTATACGCGCCGTCCTGCTGGATGCTGCGCTCGAACGCCTCGACCAGCTGCACGGCGGAAGACGCCGCGTACGCGTCGACCGTGCCGCCGCCCAGGGCGGCGCGCAGCGGATCGGCGCCGACGCCCTTGGAAAGGTCGTGGCCGATTTCCGCCACCGCGTCCAGCACGGCGCGGTCGACCACCACCATCTTGATCGGCAGGCTGTATTTCTGCGCGAACTCCCAGTCGCGCTGGTCATGGCCGGGCACAGCCATCACTGCGCCGGTGCCATAGCCCCACAGCACGAAGTTGGCGACGAAGACCGGGATCTTCTCGCCTGTCAGCGGGTGGATGGCCTCGATGCCCGTATCCATGCCGCGCTTTTCCTGCGTCTCCAGCTCGGCCTCGGACACACCGCCGTGCTTGAGCTCTTCCAGGAACGCGGCCAGCCGCGGGTTGTCCTGCGCGGCCTTCAGCGCCAGCGGATGCTCGCCCGCGATGGACACGAAGGTCACGCCCATCAGCGTGTCCGGACGCGTGGTGAACACGGTCAGCGGCTCGGCCTCGCCTTCGACCGCGAAATGGATCTCCAGCCCCTCGGAGCGGCCGATCCAGTTGCGCTGCATGGTCTTCACCGCGTCCGGCCAGCCCGGCAGGGTGTCCAGGCCGTCGAGCAGTTCCTGCGCGTAGTCGGTGATCTTGAGGAACCACTGCGGGATCTCGCGCTTCTCCACCAGCGCGCCGGACCGCCAACCGCGGCCGTCGACCACCTGCTCGTTGGCCAGTACGGTCTGGTCGACCGGGTCCCAGTTGACCACCGCGTTCTTGCGGTAGGCCAGGCCCTTCTTCATCAGCCGTGTGAACATCAACTGTTCCCAGCGGTAGTACTCCGGCCGGCAGGTGGCGAACTCGCGAGTCCAGTCGTAGGCAAAGCCCATGCGCTGCAGCTGGCCGCGCATGTGGTCGATGTTCTGGTAAGTCCACTTGGCCGGCGCGGTCTTGTTCTTGATCGCGGCGTTCTCGGCCGGCAGGCCGAACGCGTCCCAGCCCATCGGCTGCAGGACGTTCTTGCCGTTCATGCGCTGGAAGCGGCTGATCACGTCGCCGATCGTGTAGTTGCGCACATGGCCCATGTGCAGGGCGCCGGAGGGATACGGCAGCATCGAGAGGCAGTAGAACTTGGGCCGGGAAGGATCTTCCTTCACCTCGTAGGCGCGCTGCTCGCGCCAGTACTGCTGCGCGGCGGCTTCCACCGCCTGCGGCCGATAGCCCTGTTCGCCAGCCTGCTCGCTGGCCTGGTCGTTGCTGCCCTGTGCTTGGTTGTCCTGCATGTTTCCGGCGCCTGGATCTCGTTGCGGCAGCCCGTGCCGGCGTCCGCCGGCGGCTGCGGGTGAACGCGGCAGACTAGCAGATGACAGGGGTGGCGCGGGACCGGGGCGGGCTCGGCACGGCCGGTTTCCCGCCCCCGCTTCAGCCTGCCGGACAGGCGACGGGCTGGCCCGCGGCCAGCGTCTGCGCCGCCGCGGCGATCCGCGCGGCCAAACCGTCCAGCGCCCGCTGATGGCCCTGCACCAGGGCCGCATAGCCTTCGCCCACGCTTTCCTGCACACGGCTGGTGCACGCCACCGACGCGCCGCTCTTGAGCGCCCGCACGCTCCACGCCGCATCGACGAGCGCGTAGCTCCCCGGCACGGAATCGAAGCGCCGCAGGTCTACCTTGATGCGCAGCACCGGCGGCGTGCCCGCCGCAAGGCCGGAGACGTCCTGGGCATGCAGCTGCCGCGAGAGGTCCGCCGACAACGCTCCGCGCACCTCGTCGCCCAGCGGGGCGATCCAGCGCTCGCCATCCAGCACCGCCACGCCCTGCCCGCCCTGGCGCACCACCAGCTGCGGCTGGTCCACCTGTGCGGGCACGCCCACCGGCAGCAGCTCGAACTGGAAGGATGCCGCGGGCGCCACGATGGCGCTCTGGGTCGCGGTGGGCACATAGGCATCCGCCGGCGGCACCAGGGTGTAGTAGCGCACCGGTGCCGAGCCGCCGCAGGCGGCCAGCGCGAGCGCGCCACCCAGGACCAGGGCGCCGAGGACGGCGAAGCGGTTTCCCTTGCGGATCATGGCTTGCTCCCTTCTTGCGTGGCGGCCGGCGGCTCGGCGCGCGGCGGCGGGGCATCCGCCCGGCGTCCGCGCAGCAGCGCGTCCGGGTGGCTGCCGAGGTAATCGGTGAGCACGCGCAGCGAGCGCGCCGTGCGCTGCAGTTCCTGCATCGTGCCGCCGAGGTTCTGCTGCAGCGGGGAATCCGCCGACAGCGCATTGTTGGCGTTGCCCAGCGTCTGCTGCGCGCCCTGCAGGGTGTTCTTGAACTCCGGCAGCACGTCGCCGTTCACCTGCTTGAGCGTGCGATTGAGCTCAGCCAGCGTAGCGTCCACGTTCTTGCCGATGCTGTCGAACGGGATCTTCTGGATCTTGTCCACGATCTCCGCCAGCTGCTCCTGCAACCGGTCGAAGCTGCCCGGCACGGTCGGGATCTCCAGCGGCTTCTGGGCCGGGTCGTATGCCACCTTCGGCGCCTTCGGCACGAAATCCAGCGCGATGTAAAGCTGGCCGGTCAGCAGGTTGCCGCTGCGCGCCTGCGCGCGCAGGCCGTGCTCGATCAGCTTGCCCATCATCTGCGACAGCTGCGCGTCGTCGCCGCGCTCGCGCGCCAGCGCCACCAGCTTGTCGTGGGCGCGGCCGAGGCGCTGCGGATACACCACCGCGCCGACCACTACCGGGAAGGTCTGGGTCTTCTCGTCGAAGTCGAGGTTGATCGACACCACCCGGCCGAACGGAATGCCCAGGAATTCCACCGGCGCATCCACCTTCAAGCCGCGCAGCGACTGATCGAAGCGCATGCGGATGTACTTGGGCTCCCCATCCGGCGGCGCCATGGCAGTCGCCTGGTCGCCGAACAGGCGGTATTCCGCGCCCTGGTCCGCCGGCGTCTCGTCGTGCGGCCCCATCGGCGAGCCGAACGCCACGCCGCCGGCCAGCACGGTGGCCAGCGATTGCGTATCGAGCTTGACGCCGTCGGCGCCGATCGAGACGTCCACGCCGCTGGCGTTCCAGAAGCGCGTGGACTTGGTGACGAATTCGTCGTTCGGTCCATCGATGAAGATCTGCAGGCTCACGCCCTTGCCGTCCTTGTCCAGCTGGTAGGTCACCACGCGGCCGACCTGGATGCGGCGGTAATAGACCGGCGAGCCGATGTCGAGCGAACCGAGGTCGTCGGTGTGCAGCTTAAAGGTCTTGCCCGGCGCGCCGTGGGTCACCGCCGGCGGCTCCTCCAGGCCGGTGAACTCGTCGCGCGTTTCCTTGGACTCGCCCACGTCGGCGCCGATGAACGCGCCGGACAGCAGCGTGTCGATGCCCGACACCCCGCCCAGCCCGATGCGCGGACGCACCACCCAGAACCGGGTGTCGGCGGTGGCGAAGCCCTCGGCGCTCTTCTCCAGCGAGACCTTCGCCGTCACGTGGCTGCGGTCCTTGCTGAGCGTCACCGAGGTGACGCGGCCGATCACCACGTTCTTGTACTTCACCGGCGTCTTGCCCGGGTCCAACCCTTCGGCGCTCTGGAAGCTGATGGTGATGGTCGGCCCGGCCTTGATCCAGGCGTTGATCACCAGCGAAAGGCCGACCAGCGCGGCGAGCACGGGGATCAGCCATACGAATGAGGCGTTCACGCGCGGCTTGCGCACGATCGGCTCGGGCAGTGCTCCGCCGGAAGGCGTTTGTTGGTCAGTCATCGGATTCCCTGCCATCCCAGATCAGCCTGGGGTCGAAACTCATCGAGGCAAACATGGTGAGTACCACCGTCAGGCCGAAGAACACCACGCCCGGCAAGGGTTCCACCAGGCTCAGCACGCCGAACTGCACCAGCGCCGTCAGCAGCGCCACCACGAACACGTCCAGCATCGACCAGTAGCCGATCAGCTCCACCAGCCGGTACAGCTTGGACCGCTGCCGGCGCGCCCAGGGGCTGGCGCGATGCGAACTCCACAGCAGCGTCACCAGGGCCAGGAACTTGAGCACCGGCACCATGATGCTGGCGGTGAACACGATCACGGCCAGGTCCGGCGAGCCCTTTACCCACAGCTCGATGACACCGCTCAGAATGGTGTTGTCGTCGATGTCGCCCACGCTCGCGGTGCGCATGATCGGCAGCACGTTGGCGGGGATATAGAAGATGAAAGCGGCGATCAGCAGCGCCCACGTGCGGCTATAGCTGGCCGTCTTGCGCCGGTGCAGCGAGGAATGGCAGCGCGGGCAGTGCGCATGTTCCGCGCCCGTGTCGCGGCAGACCAGGCCGCACACGTGGCAGCCAATCAGGCCCAGCTCGTCCGCGCGCGGCAGGTCGGCGCTCATGCGGGCGTCTCCGGCACCAGCTCCCACAGGCGGCGCAGGTCGATGCTGGCGAAGACGGTGATCAGCAGGGTCAGCGCCGCA
It contains:
- a CDS encoding PqiC family protein, whose product is MIRKGNRFAVLGALVLGGALALAACGGSAPVRYYTLVPPADAYVPTATQSAIVAPAASFQFELLPVGVPAQVDQPQLVVRQGGQGVAVLDGERWIAPLGDEVRGALSADLSRQLHAQDVSGLAAGTPPVLRIKVDLRRFDSVPGSYALVDAAWSVRALKSGASVACTSRVQESVGEGYAALVQGHQRALDGLAARIAAAAQTLAAGQPVACPAG
- the leuS gene encoding leucine--tRNA ligase is translated as MQDNQAQGSNDQASEQAGEQGYRPQAVEAAAQQYWREQRAYEVKEDPSRPKFYCLSMLPYPSGALHMGHVRNYTIGDVISRFQRMNGKNVLQPMGWDAFGLPAENAAIKNKTAPAKWTYQNIDHMRGQLQRMGFAYDWTREFATCRPEYYRWEQLMFTRLMKKGLAYRKNAVVNWDPVDQTVLANEQVVDGRGWRSGALVEKREIPQWFLKITDYAQELLDGLDTLPGWPDAVKTMQRNWIGRSEGLEIHFAVEGEAEPLTVFTTRPDTLMGVTFVSIAGEHPLALKAAQDNPRLAAFLEELKHGGVSEAELETQEKRGMDTGIEAIHPLTGEKIPVFVANFVLWGYGTGAVMAVPGHDQRDWEFAQKYSLPIKMVVVDRAVLDAVAEIGHDLSKGVGADPLRAALGGGTVDAYAASSAVQLVEAFERSIQQDGAYTERGFLVNSGEFDGMDYGQSFEAMAARFEREGKGVRRVNWRLRDWGVSRQRYWGCPIPVIYCPHCDAVPVPEDQLPVVLPEDVAFSGVQSPIKADPEWRKTICPQCGGPAERETDTFDTFMESSWYYARYTSPGASDQVDGRANYWLPVDQYIGGIEHAILHLLYFRFYHKLMRDAGLVHSDEPATNLLCQGMVIAETFYRENADGSKDWINPADVEIERDDKARVIGARSKQDGEPVKIGGTEKMSKSKNNGIDPQAMVDKFGADTVRLFSMFAAPPEQSLEWSEAGVEGMARFLRRFWREVTTHAAAPDHPVTDPAALDPAQKALRRQLHETIQKVGDDFGRRHSFNTAIAALMELLNALGKFDDMSEQGRAVRHEALEAMVLLLNPVVPHVSHALWQVLGHPASVLEDQPWPKADEAALVRDSLTLAVQVNGKLRGTIEVAAGASKEEAEKLALAHPNVAAFLEGQSVRKVIVVPGKIVNIVAG
- a CDS encoding paraquat-inducible protein A; amino-acid sequence: MSADLPRADELGLIGCHVCGLVCRDTGAEHAHCPRCHSSLHRRKTASYSRTWALLIAAFIFYIPANVLPIMRTASVGDIDDNTILSGVIELWVKGSPDLAVIVFTASIMVPVLKFLALVTLLWSSHRASPWARRQRSKLYRLVELIGYWSMLDVFVVALLTALVQFGVLSLVEPLPGVVFFGLTVVLTMFASMSFDPRLIWDGRESDD
- a CDS encoding MlaD family protein — encoded protein: MTDQQTPSGGALPEPIVRKPRVNASFVWLIPVLAALVGLSLVINAWIKAGPTITISFQSAEGLDPGKTPVKYKNVVIGRVTSVTLSKDRSHVTAKVSLEKSAEGFATADTRFWVVRPRIGLGGVSGIDTLLSGAFIGADVGESKETRDEFTGLEEPPAVTHGAPGKTFKLHTDDLGSLDIGSPVYYRRIQVGRVVTYQLDKDGKGVSLQIFIDGPNDEFVTKSTRFWNASGVDVSIGADGVKLDTQSLATVLAGGVAFGSPMGPHDETPADQGAEYRLFGDQATAMAPPDGEPKYIRMRFDQSLRGLKVDAPVEFLGIPFGRVVSINLDFDEKTQTFPVVVGAVVYPQRLGRAHDKLVALARERGDDAQLSQMMGKLIEHGLRAQARSGNLLTGQLYIALDFVPKAPKVAYDPAQKPLEIPTVPGSFDRLQEQLAEIVDKIQKIPFDSIGKNVDATLAELNRTLKQVNGDVLPEFKNTLQGAQQTLGNANNALSADSPLQQNLGGTMQELQRTARSLRVLTDYLGSHPDALLRGRRADAPPPRAEPPAATQEGSKP